The following nucleotide sequence is from Achromobacter spanius.
CGACAGCACGACGCCGCCTGACAACGGCGGGACGGAAACGCCCGCGCCAGCCAAGCCCGAACTGCGTTGCGCGCCCTGAATTGCGCCCCATCCACCGCGCCCTCTACCGAGTCATAGGAAACCCATCCGTGAAGTCCGAAAAAGACCCGATCCACGCCGGCAAGCGCCGCTTCCTGCGCAACGCCGCCGCGTCCACCGCCGGCCTGACCGCGCTGTCGATGTTCCCGCCCGCCATCCGCCGCGCGCTGGCCATCCCCGCCAACAACCGCACCGGCACGATCAACGACGTTGAACACGTCGTGATCCTGATGCAGGAAAACCGTTCGTTCGACATGTACTTCGGTACGTATAAGGGCGTGCGCGGTTTTGGCGACCGCATCACCATTCCGCTGCCGCAGAACCGTTCGGTGTGGGAACAGACCAACGGCACCCGCGTGGTCATGCCGTATCACCTGGACAGCACGCAGGGCAACGCCCAGCGCGTGGCCGGCACGCCGCATGATTACGTGGACGCGCAGATGGCGTGGGACGGTGGCCGCATGGACCAGTGGCCGCGCTACAAGCAGAACCAGTCCATGGGTTATTACCGCCAACAAGAGGTGAACTTCCAGTTCCTGCTGGCCGAAGCCTTCACGCTGTGCGACGCCTACCACTGTTCCACCCACGGCGGCACCAACACCAACCGCCTGTTCCTGTGGACGGGCACCAACGACCCGCTGGCTCAAGGCAACGGCCCGTCGACCCGCAACCAGTGGGACAGCCTGGGTGCGTCCACCACCGGCTGGACGTGGAAGACGTATCCGGAACGCCTGCAAGAAAACGGCGTGACCTGGAAGGTCTACCAGAACCTGCCCGAGAACTTCGGCGACAACTCGCTGGCGGGCTTTCAGCAATACCGCCGCGCCAACGAACAGGCGGGCAACGCCGCCAATGGTTCGCCGTATCCGGCCTGGACGCCCAGCATGGACGCCGCCAACCCCTTGTACAAGGGCACGGCCAACACCATGCCGGATGGCGGCTTCCTGCAATCGCTGCGCGACGACGTCAACAACGGCACCTTGCCGCAAGTGTCCTGGATCGTGGCGCCCGCCACGTATTCCGAACACCCTGGCCCGTCCAGCCCCATCCAGGGCGCGTGGTATATCCAGGAAACGCTGGACGCGCTGACGGCCAACCCGGACGTCTGGAGCAAGACGGTGCTCTTGATCAACTTCGACGAAAACGACGGCTACTTCGACCACGTGCCGCCACCCGCCGCGCCGTCGCTGAACGCCGATGGCTCGATGGCGGGCGCGTCCACCGTCAATACCGACCTGGACCGTCACACGCACGCCTCGGCCCAGGATGCGGCCGATAACCGCGTCTACGGCCCCGGCCCGCGCGTGCCGATGTACGTGGTGTCGCCGTGGAGCCGTGGCGGCTGGGTCAATTCCCAGGCCTTCGACCACACCTCGGTGCTGCGCTTCCTGGAAGCCCGCTTCGGTGTGCCCGAAGACAACATCAGCCCGTGGCGCCGCGCCGTGCTGGGCGACCTGACCTCGGCCTTCAACTTCGCCACGCCCAACGACGAAGCGCTGCCCGACCTGAATATCCTGACGCGGGCTGGCGCCGACCAGTTGCGCGCGGACCAGCAGGCCTTGACCGCGGTGCCGCTGCCGGACACCACGGTGCAGGCTCGGCCCGAGCAGGAAAAGGGCGTGCGCTATTCGCGTCCCTTGCCGTATGAGCTGCACACCAGCGGCCGCAGCCAGCCCACCACGGGCAATATGTGGCTGCTGTTCTCCAACACCGGCAAGCAAGCCGCGGTCTTCCAT
It contains:
- a CDS encoding phosphocholine-specific phospholipase C, which produces MKSEKDPIHAGKRRFLRNAAASTAGLTALSMFPPAIRRALAIPANNRTGTINDVEHVVILMQENRSFDMYFGTYKGVRGFGDRITIPLPQNRSVWEQTNGTRVVMPYHLDSTQGNAQRVAGTPHDYVDAQMAWDGGRMDQWPRYKQNQSMGYYRQQEVNFQFLLAEAFTLCDAYHCSTHGGTNTNRLFLWTGTNDPLAQGNGPSTRNQWDSLGASTTGWTWKTYPERLQENGVTWKVYQNLPENFGDNSLAGFQQYRRANEQAGNAANGSPYPAWTPSMDAANPLYKGTANTMPDGGFLQSLRDDVNNGTLPQVSWIVAPATYSEHPGPSSPIQGAWYIQETLDALTANPDVWSKTVLLINFDENDGYFDHVPPPAAPSLNADGSMAGASTVNTDLDRHTHASAQDAADNRVYGPGPRVPMYVVSPWSRGGWVNSQAFDHTSVLRFLEARFGVPEDNISPWRRAVLGDLTSAFNFATPNDEALPDLNILTRAGADQLRADQQALTAVPLPDTTVQARPEQEKGVRYSRPLPYELHTSGRSQPTTGNMWLLFSNTGKQAAVFHVYDRLHLDRLPRRYTVEPDKQLEGSWDTAADGGKYDLWVLGPNGYHRHFAGDLALARTSQLDPEIRVCYDIANGDVYVSFINSGKVDCTFEVTPNAYYSNNERWTLTVPAGAKVEQHWALEASGHWYDFTARLAEDPAYLRRFAGRVETGKPSVTDPAMAT